A single Plasmodium sp. gorilla clade G2 genome assembly, chromosome: 7 DNA region contains:
- a CDS encoding kinesin-19, putative — MNEPCASEQCKHLYSSDLDNKKGPDIHYNNFDDNNGIDKDLQMYDKSITVEIESDPEYSDKRNKCDKEYSKQSTLSIDNNESESVEGYTLKSTNVCIDDKSINNEIKKLKQPDDLVFYKNELILNKRISDYEENVEDMNTLTKSDYFENVENKKEENNENKIGNVCYSNYTNEKKHYDIYGNIKDTNLNELYNENKKMNIKDINKGEKNKVVENNFVNDKEDVVILNEERQKNIDFLTENYEENLENNLDMNWNKSQIKTCIRIKPSDKAECEYGKAITQIGTNKILINYGVTDEIRRSEFLIDKVFNEENTQNDIWKSICFCVDSLFHFKNTTVFAHGHTGTGKTYTMIGPDIMELIKKKKKKIRLPIRRIPPNEYYPNIPSIKFLNNNSSNNNSNNIIYDRKRSCSQPISHLLPRTIMPLVSTNSGSYKKGNDTSHNNNISYCRYNNKNNIECFNETSYTTKYENYKTFTEYKNEYKYNGKDLMEEIRYVLNSKNKGMIPRACEEIMNRLTSIKLSYDNVSKLKDNTHKDNTTNINMKDEKKKEIFKDVKVYASYMQLYNDRIFDLLNPYNESAPYLSTLKSKYVGNSNNNNYNVSNSNSNCNNYNSGNGSFVSGLLTVEVNSCEELIELLIDGTSNRACRITKTNEMSTRSHSIYKIELRYTNNSKFDNVKSGNLLLIDLAGNEKYAASNEKLYSTEVCSINKSLSALSLCINELSKGNKNISYRNSLLTRLLQDSLGGSSKTVFICTISSSMKNARETLSSLKLVSKARKIPLGNKNYNSHMYEEDIKKLKRELYFLKKFVFFQYITNKYESKKRLQNIKEFYLYNFINSKKEEKDISDIKKGEQMDSILYDHEKEEVNNEEDNDEVKVKFDVNKIMNTFKGIEQIYSDYEFKSFSSLLAQWNFNKSSIKKAKDKLCNVNKKRKYLWFYKNGNMNKRSILNFIETHTIDYEIEEGEEDVDEEGEEDVDEEGEEDVDEEGEENVDEEGEENVDEDVDEDMKEDLREMKKELQTELKNDDKNLKVMSSVNDENDEYDEYDEYDKCDQYDKFSDEHPYYYQDDAEEDNINQDMNEEENMKNDINYDNKQTVNDYSDTKVYNNINNKNDEIINVGNKDDVDTMRDTYKYMKNEYFDLLQNDTKNLKQKKEEQEEDDDKNKKEKISEDLMKCMNVGERKESIKNIKKEYDMPLSSIKYDCKLLDKEKKLINSNKIKKINDGDKIKSSTCLNGEKEKNEKTNKNNNSVDNEKFYISDFTNLSSRKNSINNVGINNLVINKINNFHHIKGYTCDKMSNKKEVNDNNKIMCELLREDSKYRKCGNNKYYDDKQIYVYDNAYNLLDRERSVSENFSYSNLKNKTIIGKNFKDKFSYYIEFDKYNSDNHKNYDIIKNCANGDKMIRDTRRDEETYVPDSNNFSVRSERLKDLRNDKKDGTQIYVKKKVTKNQLINEIEKSWLTFEKKLENKLNVKKKYIIKETDEGRKINDDVNNGMDNISALEENRKKLEHLKNRYGQMLRGSQNKKNDINKELCYNKMNIDLNDSDKFKGDKYKRDKYKSDKYKRDIHYRGEYNNDIYTNKNYPHLDKNDYNTTHHNHNEVDSSLNKFYYVNVEKKDTDIFHLLHKVYNKSRKDQEIYDMKEENNNINISHNVVHNNVNTSMENYYRNFLKSDKVNQNEQTEIAYCTNPYVSTKMHKMNFFYLNDSKNIIPSKNGDTKKKKCVQKKDYLLVDENKRNNYVNNLVPYNHLVSTNDSTRKMYHISDVNERYQPRGEIHYIISNEHNNMSNKKSNIIYGDNIISNDIHDTGVLVSPAQHSHNRTSAFICMPKYGSIRKYV; from the coding sequence ATGAATGAGCCATGTGCATCTGAGCAATGTAAACATTTGTATTCATCAGATTTAGATAATAAGAAAGGACCAgatattcattataataacttcgatgataataatggtaTTGATAAAGATCTTCAAATGTATGATAAAAGTATAACTGTTGAAATAGAAAGTGATCCGGAATATTCTGATAAGAGAAATAAATGTGATAAGGAATATTCCAAACAAAGTACCTTAAGCatagataataatgaatCAGAAAGTGTAGAGGGATATACTTTGAAATCTACAAATGTGTGTATAGACGACAAGAGCATTAATAATGAgataaagaaattaaaacaaCCAGATGATcttgttttttataaaaatgaattaatattaaataagcGTATTAGTGACTATGAAGAGAATGTAGAAGATATGAATACACTTACTAAATCTGattattttgaaaatgtggaaaataaaaaagaagaaaataatgagaACAAAATAGGTAATGTATGTTATTCAAATTATACAAATGAGAAGAAACACtatgatatatatggaaatattaAGGATAcaaatttaaatgaattatataatgaaaataaaaaaatgaacataaaagatataaacaAAGGAGAGAAGAACAAAGTAGTTGAGAATAATTTCGTGAACGATAAAGAAGATGTAGTAATATTGAATGAAGAGAggcaaaaaaatattgatttTTTAACAGAGaattatgaagaaaatttAGAAAACAATTTAGATATGAATTGGAATAAATCTCAAATAAAAACATGCATAAGAATTAAACCGTCAGATAAGGCTGAATGTGAATATGGAAAAGCTATAACGCAAATaggaacaaataaaatattaataaattatggaGTGACAGATGAAATTCGCAGGAGTGAATTTTTGATTGATAAAGTatttaatgaagaaaatacaCAAAATGATATTTGGAAAAGTATTTGTTTTTGTGTTGATTcactttttcattttaaaaatacaacTGTATTTGCTCATGGACATACAGGTACTGGTAAAACGTATACGATGATAGGTCCTGATATTATGGAATtgattaaaaagaaaaagaaaaaaatccGCTTGCCTATAAGAAGAATACCACCAAATGAATATTATCCAAATATACCtagtataaaatttttaaataataatagtagtaataataatagtaataatattatatatgatagGAAAAGATCATGTTCTCAACCTATATCTCATTTATTACCTAGAACAATAATGCCTTTAGTAAGTACCAATTCTGGTAGTTACAAAAAAGGAAATGATACctcacataataataatatatcatattgtagatataacaataaaaataatatagagtGCTTTAATGAAACTAGTTATACaacaaaatatgaaaattataaaacttTTACAGagtataaaaatgaatataaatataatggaaAAGATTTAATGGAGGAAATACGATATGTTTTGAATTCAAAGAACAAAGGTATGATACCTAGAGCTTGTGAAGAAATAATGAATCGATTAACGTctataaaattatcataCGATAATGTAAgtaaattaaaagataatacacataaagataatacaacaaatataaatatgaaggatgaaaaaaagaaagagatTTTTAAAGATGTGAAGGTATATGCTTCTTATATgcaattatataatgatagaatttttgatttattaaatcCTTATAATGAATCAGCACCTTATTTAAGTACATTAAAGTCGAAATATGTGGgtaatagtaataacaaCAATTACAATGTTAgcaatagtaatagtaattgTAATAATTACAACTCTGGGAATGGATCTTTTGTGTCAGGTTTATTGACAGTTGAAGTTAATAGTTGCGAAGAATTAATTGAACTTTTAATAGATGGAACTAGTAACCGAGCTTGCCGAATTACAAAAACCAATGAAATGTCAACTCGATCacattcaatatataaaatcgAATTAAGATACACGAATAATTCAAAATTTGATAATGTGAAGTCaggtaatttattattaattgatTTAGCTggtaatgaaaaatatgctGCATCTAATGAGAAATTATATTCCACAGAAGTGTGTTCTATCAATAAAAGTTTATCTGCATTATCATTATGTATAAATGAATTATCAAAAggtaacaaaaatattagtTATCGAAATTCTCTATTGACTAGATTATTGCAAGATTCTTTAGGAGGCTCAAGTAAAACAGTATTTATTTGTACTATATCTTCATCGATGAAAAATGCACGCGAGACCTTATCTTCTTTAAAATTGGTATCGAAGGCAAGGAAAATTCCATTAGGCAACAAAAACTATAATTCTCATATGTATGAAgaggatataaaaaaattaaaaagagaattatattttttgaaaaagtttgttttttttcaatatattacCAATAAGTATGAGAGTAAAAAAAggttacaaaatataaaagaattttatttgtataattttattaattcaaaaaaagaagaaaaggaTATTAGTGATATAAAGAAAGGGGAACAGATGGATAGTATTTTGTATGATCATGAAAAGGAGGAGGTTAATAATGAGGAGGATAATGATGAAGTTAAAGTTAAGTTTGACGTgaataaaattatgaataCATTCAAAGGTATAGAACAAATTTACAGCGACTATGAATTTAAATCATTCAGTTCTTTATTGGCACAATggaattttaataaaagtaGCATTAAAAAGGCGAAAGATAAATTGTGCAATGTGaacaaaaaaaggaaatacttgtggttttataaaaatggaaatatgaataaaaggAGTATTTTGAATTTTATAGAGACGCACACTATAGATTATGAAATAGAAGAGGGGGAAGAAGATGTGGATGAAGAGGGGGAAGAGGATGTGGATGAAGAGGGGGAAGAAGATGTGGATGAAGAAGGGGAAGAGAATGTGGATGAAGAGGGGGAAGAGAATGTGGATGAAGATGTGGATGAGGATATGAAGGAAGATTTAAGGGAAATGAAAAAGGAACTTCAAACAGAACtcaaaaatgatgataaaaactTAAAAGTGATGAGCAGTGTAAATGATGAGAATGATGAATATGATGAGTATgatgaatatgataaatgTGATCAATATGACAAATTTTCTGATGAGCatccttattattatcaagaTGACGCTGAAGAAGATAACATAAATCAGGATAtgaatgaagaagaaaatatgaagaatgatataaattatgataataaacaGACGGTTAATGATTATAGTGATACAAAAGtttataataacattaataataaaaatgatgaaattataaatgtaGGGAATAAGGATGATGTTGATACAATGAGGGATACATACAAgtatatgaaaaatgaatattttgatttaCTTCAAAATGATActaaaaatttaaaacaaaagaaagaGGAGCAGGAGGaggatgatgataaaaataagaaagaaaaaataagtgAAGATTTGATGAAATGTATGAATGTAGGAGAAAGAAAGGAAAGTATTAAGAACATCAAAAAGGAATATGATATGCCTTTGAGTAGTATTAAGTATGATTGCAAATTATtagataaagaaaagaaattaataaattcaaataaaataaaaaaaattaatgatggtgataaaataaaatcaagTACATGCTTGAAtggagaaaaagaaaaaaatgaaaaaacaaataagaataataatagtgtGGATAATGAAAAGTTCTACATATCAGATTTCACTAATCTTAGTAGTAGGAAGAATTCTATAAATAATGTTGGAATAAATAATTTGGTCATTAATAagataaataattttcatcatataaaAGGATATACATGTGATAAAATgagtaataaaaaagaggtgaatgataataataaaattatgtgTGAATTGTTAAGAGAGGATAGTAAGTATCGTAAATgtggaaataataaatattatgatgataaacAGATTTATGTTTATGACAATGCATATAATTTGCTAGATAGAGAAAGGTCGGTAAGCGAAAATTTTTCTTATAGTAACttgaaaaacaaaacaatcattggaaaaaattttaaggataagttttcttattatattgaatttgataaatataatagtgataatcataaaaattatgatataattaaaaattgtGCAAATGGTGATAAAATGATAAGAGATACAAGAAGAGATGAAGAGACTTATGTTCCTGatagtaataatttttcaGTACGTTCTGAACGATTGAAAGACTTGAggaatgataaaaaagatgGAACACAAATATATGTGAAGAAAAAGGTGACTAAGAACCAACTTATAAATGAAATTGAAAAGAGCTGGTTAACATTTGAAAAgaaattagaaaataaattaaatgtgaaaaaaaagtatataataaaagaaacagATGAAGGGAGgaaaataaatgatgatgTAAATAATGGTATGGATAATATTAGTGCATTAGAAGAAAATAGGAAAAAGCTGGAACATTTGAAAAATAGATATGGACAAATGTTGAGGGGTTcacaaaacaaaaagaatGATATTAACAAAGAGttatgttataataaaatgaatattgaTTTAAATGACAGTGATAAATTTAAAGgggataaatataaaagggataaatataaaagtgataaatataaaagggATATACATTATAGAggagaatataataatgatatatatactaataaGAACTATCCACATcttgataaaaatgattataatactACTCATCATAATCATAACGAAGTAGATAGTAGTTTGAACAAGTTTTATTATGTAAACGTAGAAAAGAAAGACACagatatttttcatttattacataaggtatataataaaagtagaAAGGACcaagaaatatatgatatgaaagaagagaataataatataaatatatcacatAATGTAGTACATAATAATGTGAATACAAGTATGGAAAATTATTATAGGAACTTTTTAAAATCTGATAAAGTGAATCAAAATGAACAAACAGAAATAGCATATTGTACGAATCCTTATGTAAGTACTAAGATGCATAagatgaattttttttatctaaatgacagtaaaaatataattcctTCCAAAAATGgggatacaaaaaaaaaaaaatgtgttcAAAAGAAGGATTATTTGTTAGTAGATGAGAATAAAAGGAATAATTATGTGAATAATTTGGTTCCTTACAACCACTTGGTTAGTACGAATGATAGCACAAGAAAGATGTATCACATTAGTGATGTAAATGAGAGATATCAACCAAGGGGAGAGATTCATTACATAATATCCaatgaacataataatatgagtAATAAGAAgagtaatattatttatggagataatataatttcaAATGATATTCACGATACAGGTGTATTAGTATCACCAGCTCAGCATAGTCACAATAGAACCAGTGCTTTTATTTGTATGCCAAAATATGGATCGATTAGGAagtatgtataa
- a CDS encoding exonuclease I, putative has product MGISNLLQFLKPIIKNSHISKYENEVVGVDIMCWIHRGLISCAYDIVTDQYNDSYLSFIEKMLVPIFNHNIKVVFVFDGEELPEKKKENMIRKNRREKAKMELKEIISKVKNPRTNEMVLKKCIQAISVSKEIIDSVKDFCKKKNIDYIISPYEADAQLSYLCRMGFISCAISEDSDLLVYGCPRVLYKLKNTGECNEISLMPINDLIDWNIINKIKNPLSNSNNEFYITPIKKLQNSDDNDSDMSLDEESSLEFINNDEDIPNNNEYINISKKNKNIVNNNNKKKTKKKKKKKKSNIKKNPQKSKCDNIMKQYIEHFHWPEELFKLQYFNIDMFLAMCVLSGCDYSNDFHITGMGIKTAYNLIFQHKNIENIFHFLISNDRWRNKIPENLNTFDKLINTFQKIKNAFLNHQVYDFILRKNIPINESFKSSFINKNSHMLIKQITEASLLYDPLLKIDNCLNNYPEINDIPLSSSHIKEDDYNKDDNIYNKDDNTYNKYDNTYNKDDNIYNKDDNTYNKYDNTYNKYDNTYNKYDNTYNKDDNTYNKDDNTYNKSCDNFNTNDVNSSFFNNHPIYTQSTNSTSFENIFKDFTSECFEYLEICPPAFMDPQNNHIPNNCKSENVHKKNEQNNFVNSSFYNIITQEEVIQHTDISRPFTHKDTNISNEINEYNHITSNITYNEFKNKTIPTSNEYINKRKINDCITSFNLKKKMKTTSIHTSPSNSQDNLTIQHIETLDWNNKNVNDKEKNNNICEKSSTYDETLNSERVNVLLMPDNNYQICEKKDKLLNNNYNPCHTNNIIQTHNDQYINKTYDKHDNNKVNINICDDISTTNNDQSEKMDDEKNEFVQIKSAKNIYENMKKNFLLFKTLDQDINTPSKFLNVEGQINMQQDCKGDNKVEYLKSYKMTEEKNDTCGEIKNDICGELKNDTCGEIKNDIYCEIKNDTCDELKNDRCDELKNNRCDELKNDRCDELNNNRCDELKNDRCDELKNDRCNECPNIPNNTPNLITKCIQNKMTSLSHVIEENSLNDKKTKDTNFNKDFYTNKTYSINKHTEINLQINDKKKNDLLRNTLEESRKSSLTSYKNKTPSKHVNSKSQLRITNFFKRVDKKTNENHNIHSTQKILNDHNNNCNDNIQNDKFLTNIFMNTPLNYSVEYSEEDYINSFNDNYSDIKNVQKLKKKKKRNLKNTPQSYSIKDHFAVSLQSQDKNDKLSFTNHNNTLEKDILLIQDEKQLQFNHNSINKEKNKNNHSQISSLINDEDDGDNIITINNNISNLNVQQNEQQISNHNTIIIPSNNHQPKISNENVKSNNIFTEQNTQYKHNTILKSTDKLQYENIQKNKETSQKINVEYILQNLNYNYQPKNQKINTFDYFKEKENINHCNPYIDHNL; this is encoded by the coding sequence ATGGGGATATCAAACTTGCTACAATTTTTAAAGCCCATAATAAAGAACTCACATATTAGcaaatatgaaaatgaagTGGTTGGAGTGGATATAATGTGCTGGATACATCGTGGGTTAATTAGTTGTGCTTATGATATTGTCACTGATCAATATAATGATAGTTATTTAAGTTTTATTGAGAAAATGCTAGTACCAATAtttaatcataatataaaggTGGTCTTTGTTTTTGATGGAGAAGAATTAcctgagaaaaaaaaagaaaatatgataaGAAAGAATAGAAGAGAAAAAGCAAAAATggaattaaaagaaataattagCAAAGTAAAAAATCCAAGAACTAATGAAATGGTTTTAAAGAAATGTATACAAGCTATAAGTGTTTCTAAAGAAATAATTGATAGTGTTAAAgatttttgtaaaaaaaaaaatattgattatattatttctccTTATGAAGCTGATGCTCAATTATCCTATTTATGTAGGATGGGATTCATATCATGTGCTATTAGTGAAGATAGTGATTTATTAGTTTATGGTTGTCCTAgggtattatataaattaaaaaatactgGTGAGTGTAATGAAATTAGCTTAATGCCTATTAATGATCTTATTGATTGGAATATaatcaataaaataaaaaatccaTTATctaatagtaataatgaattttatattacacctattaaaaaattacaaaattcAGATGATAACGATTCAGATATGTCATTAGATGAAGAATCTTCCTtagaatttataaataatgatgaagatattccaaataataatgaatatataaatatatcaaaaaaaaataaaaatattgtaaataataacaataagaaaaaaacaaaaaaaaaaaaaaaaaaaaaaaaatcaaatataaaaaaaaatccgcaaaaatcaaaatgtgataatataatgaaacaATATATTGAACACTTTCATTGGCCtgaagaattatttaaattacaatattttaatatagatATGTTTTTGGCTATGTGTGTTTTAAGTGGATGTGATTATAGTAATGATTTCCATATAACTGGAATGGGTATTAAAACtgcatataatttaatattccaacataaaaatatagaaaatattttccATTTTCTTATTTCGAATGATAGATGGAGAAATAAAATACCagaaaatttaaatacaTTTGATAAATTAATCAATACctttcaaaaaattaaaaatgcaTTTCTAAATCATCAAGTTTATGATTTTATATTACGTAAAAATATTCCAATTAATGAATCTTTTAAatcatcatttataaataaaaatagtcaTATGCTTATTAAACAAATAACAGAAGcatctttattatatgaccccttattaaaaattgataactgtttaaataattatcctGAAATAAATGACATCCCATTGAGTTCTTCGCACATAAAGGAGGATGATTACAAcaaagatgataatatatacaacaaagatgataatacatacaacaaatatgataatacatacaacaaagatgataatatatacaacaaagatgataatacatacaacaaatatgataatacatacaacaaatatgataatacatacaacaaatatgataatacatACAACAAAGATGATAATACATACAACAAAGATGATAATACATACAACAAAAGTTGTGATAATTTTAATACAAATGATGTTAAttcttccttttttaataacCATCCAATTTACACACAATCTACTAATTCAACATcctttgaaaatatttttaaagattTTACATCTGAATGTTTTGAGTATCTAGAAATTTGCCCTCCAGCATTTATGGATCCtcaaaataatcatattcCAAATAATTGTAAAAGTGAAaatgttcataaaaaaaatgaacaaaacaATTTTGTTAATTcatctttttataatattataacacaAGAAGAAGTTATTCAACATACAGATATATCTCGTCCATTCACCCATAAAGATACTAACATATCAAacgaaataaatgaatataatcatatcacttctaatataacatataatgaatttaaaaacaaaacaataCCAACTagtaatgaatatattaataaaagaaaaataaatgattgTATAACATCAttcaatttaaaaaaaaaaatgaaaacaacCTCAATTCATACCTCTCCCAGTAATTCACAAGATAATTTAACAATACAACATATAGAAACACTTGAttggaataataaaaatgttaatgacaaggaaaaaaataataatatatgtgaaaaAAGTTCTACTTATGATGAAACCCTGAACTCTGAACGAGTGAATGTACTTTTGATGcctgataataattatcaaatATGCGAAAAAAAGGATAAACTTTTGAATAACAATTACAATCCTTGCCatactaataatataatacaaacaCATAATGATCAgtatataaacaaaacatATGACAaacatgataataataaagttaatataaatatatgcgATGATATCAGTACTACTAATAATGATCAAAGTGAAAAAAtggatgatgaaaaaaatgaatttgtacaaataaaaagtgcgaaaaatatttatgaaaatatgaaaaaaaactttttactttttaaaacattAGATCAAGATATAAACACACCTAGTAAGTTTTTAAATGTTGAGGGGCAAATAAATATGCAGCAAGATTGCAAAGGAGATAATAAGGTGGAATATCTAAAAAGTTATAAAATGACAGAAGAGAAAAATGATACATGtggtgaaataaaaaatgatatatgtggtgaattaaaaaatgacaCATGtggtgaaataaaaaatgatatatattgtgaaataaaaaatgacacatgtgatgaattaaaaaatgacagatgtgatgaattaaaaaataacagatgtgatgaattaaaaaatgacaGATGTGATGAATTAAACAATAACAGATgtgatgaattaaaaaatgacagatgtgatgaattaaaaaatgacaGATGTAATGAATGTCCTAATATACCAAATAATACACCCAATCTTATAACGAAgtgtatacaaaataaaatgacaAGCTTATCACATGTAATAGAGGAAAATtctttaaatgataaaaaaacaaaggatacaaattttaataaagatttctatacaaataaaacataCTCAATTAATAAACATACTGAAATTAATttacaaataaatgataaaaaaaaaaatgatttgtTAAGAAATACTTTAGAAGAAAGTAGGAAATCTTCCCTTAcatcttataaaaataaaactccTTCAAAACATGTTAATTCTAAAAGTCAATTAAGGATcactaatttttttaaaagggtagataaaaaaacaaatgaaaatcATAATATACATAGTACACAAAAAATACTTaatgatcataataataattgtaatgataatatacaaaatgacAAATTtcttacaaatatatttatgaatacaCCACTAAACTATTCTGTAGAATATTCTGAAGAAGATTACATAAACTCTTTTAATGATAACTATTCAGATATAAAAAACgtacaaaaattaaaaaaaaaaaaaaaaagaaatcttAAAAATACTCCTCAAAGTTATAGTATTAAAGATCATTTTGCTGTTTCTTTACAAAGTcaagataaaaatgataaattaagTTTTacaaatcataataataccttagaaaaagatattttattaattcaagATGAAAAACAATTACAATTTAATCATAATTcaattaataaagaaaaaaataaaaacaatcaTTCACAAATATCTTCTTTAATAAATGATGAGGATGATggtgataatataattacaataaataataatatatcaaatttaAATGTACAACAAAATGAGCAACAAATTTCAAATCATAATACAATCATAATCCCATCAAATAATCATCAACCAAAAATTTCTAACGAAAATGTAAaatctaataatatattcacaGAACAAAATACACAATATAAACACAACACTATACTAAAATCTACAGACAAATtacaatatgaaaatatacaaaaaaataaagaaacttcacaaaaaattaatgtGGAATATATACTTCAAAATCTTAATTATAACTATCAGccaaaaaatcaaaaaattaatactTTTGATTATTTCAAGGAGAAGGAAAATATTAACCATTGTAATCCTTACATTGatcataatttataa
- a CDS encoding kelch protein, putative, giving the protein MDVLSKDISSDDNLKRIEFFNKGSNDILEDIKKDKILKNENSVLKSLTLNDRNNINNIKNINNINKINHTHNNTNTYKSINSNNNNNNSSNIYNFDSNELNNCDLYKNISIADELDYFNKDVDNTCNTNKEKIKENNNEVDIVYSYVINDSQKNVDSNNELISMNISIDERDNYVLKKRIKKLPFFRYGHFLCLTKNGCILAIGGTDGKKKYGLVEKYCMENKKWKQINIMHFSRSNFCGICTDNNDLFILGGEGDERILKSVEYFDSKINSWRSLPPLNCVRHSASAIFFQNMIFIIGGKDGIGEYGKVHKSVEMLNLKEKNMRWVMCKSLKQARLGLATIVFKGKIYAIGGSTGIKNLSSVEIYDFQINNWVDGPNMNLPRSNMVAFIWENHLVVYGGINKHKGDLINSAEIFNEKKNCWELLNNNAKT; this is encoded by the exons atggaTGTCTTGAGTAAGGATATTTCTTCAGATGATAATTTGAAGAGAattgaattttttaataagggaagtaatgatatattggaagatataaaaaaggacaaaatattaaaaaatgaaaatagtGTTTTAAAATCGTTAACTCTGAATGAtcgaaataatataaataatataaaaaatataaataatataaataaaataaatcatacACACAATAATACGAATACTTATAAAagtattaatagtaataataataataataatagtagtaacATATACAATTTTGATAGTAATGAATTGAATAATTGTGatctttataaaaatatatccatAGCAGATGAACTAGACTATTTTAATAAAGATGTAGACAATACATGTAATACGAATaaagagaaaataaaagaaaataataatgaggtAGATATTGTATATTCTTATGTCATCAACGATTCACAAAAAAACGTAGATTCAAACAATGAATTAATATCTATGAATATATCAATTGATGAAAGAGACaattatgttttaaaaaaaaggataaagAAATTACCCTTTTTCAGATATGgtcattttttatgtttaacaAAAAATGGGTGTATACTAGCCATTGGAGGAACAgatgggaaaaaaaaatatggactagttgaaaaatattgtatggaaaataaaaaatggaaacAAATAAACATCATGCACTTTTCAAGATCGAATTTTTGTGGTATATGTacagataataatgatttatttatattaggtGGAGAAGGAGATGaaagaatattaaaaagtgTCGAATATTTTGATAGTAAAATAAATTCTTGGAGATCTTTACCTCCACTTAATTGTGTCAGACATTCAGCTAGTGCTATTTTCTTTCAAAAcatgatttttattatagGTGGAAAAGATGGAATTGGGGAATATGGAAAAGTTCATAAAAGTGTAGAAATGTTAAATTTGAAGGAGAAAAATATGAGATGGGTTATGTGTAAATCATTGAAACAAGCTCGCCTAGGGTTAGCAACTATAGTTTTTAAgggaaaaatatatgcaaTAG gTGGCTCAACAggtattaaaaatttaagcTCAGTCGAAATTTACGACTTTCAAATTAATAACTGGGTTGACGGCCCCAATATGAACTTACCTCGATCCAATATGGTCGCCTTTATTTGGGAAAATCATTTGGTGGTATATGGAGgcataaataaacataaaggg gACCTTATTAATAGTGCTGAAATATtcaatgaaaaaaagaattgtTGGGAACtactaaataataat gcGAAAACTTaa